ACATTTTTTACAAGATCAATAAAAGTATATACATGCACCGTGTATCCTTTGTTATATGGCTGATTGATTTTATACAGCTTGTTTTGTTAGTGAACATCCTGACATTCTATTTGCCTTTTTTTGTCTCAGTGAACAACTTAGACTGGATGAGAATTGGAGCATTCTTCTTTGACTCGTCAGAAGCATTTCTGACTGAGAAACTGATCTGTCCCTCAAGGCTTGCAAGAAATGAGAAACTAGAGAAAGTGTTGCAGTCACTGGGTTCTTGTGTATTGAGCAATATTAAGAATGGAATCTGGATAGCCGGTATGCTTGAACTGAATTATCCCCTTTTTTTGGTAGTTTGAAATATTTCTGCTGTTGTGTAGTCACAGACACACGTGCACACACACCATATGTTACTCTAATGATGGCATATGTAACTTAAAGTTTGTAAATCGTTCTCAGATTTGCAGCTTGTTCGATGTCCTGTCTGTGACCAGAATATGTGTGATGGTAAGAAAGTATATACGTGTACATAAATTTTATAAGAAATGAACTCCTTAGAATTGGTAAGGTTAGAAACATGTGATTGGATATCATGTGCTCGATTGATATCATGTGCTCGATTATTTATGGTCACATGGCAAAACACAAGACTTACAATGGTCCTGATTTTGATTTACATATCACATCTTCAGGAACGGTGCATATTGTGGAGGTGAGGCATATAGAACTGTTCCTCAGTGAAGGATACCAAGATGGTAGCTGGGATTATGAGCAGATAGGTCGCCATGACACCATAAAGCATGCAGAAGGAGCTTCAAGTGGCATTTTGGACATTAAGCATCTGAAGGATGCCACAACTTCTGGTAACTTTCTGATGCATGCCTGTCTGACCTATAAAAGGGGGAAGATCTGATGTTCTTTTAAAAGGTACACCGTACAAACATTTGCTCTTAATCTTCACATTACTCGTCCTAAATTTGGTTCCCAAAATATAAAAAGGTTATAATAAGAAAGGATGTCCAAATTAGAATGTCGTTTTTAGTCACAGAGCAAAGCAAAACTAAAATCCCGTTAATTAACACGCAATAACATTGAGTGATCATTCATAACCTTGACTTAAATCTACAAATTAAAACTATCAAGGAAATGAGCTTGTTAGCAAACCAAAACAAGTCGGATATGAAGAAGATGCATTAAAACTTGTCATGCCATTGAATTAAACTTGATTTTTCTGCTATAACAGTTAGCCCTTAAAGTATAGTACGGTGTACCTTTTCACCCTCAAAATACAAGAAATGTACCTTTTAGCCCTTATAACGGTACAACTCGGAGGTCAAATGTCTTTTTTGCCCCTCTGATTTTTTACTGTCATGGTAAAAAGGGCTAAAGAGTATGAAAATACATACCTTGAGGGTCAAAGGATAAGCTCGCAAAGTTCAGGGTTAATGGGTACAAACCCATATACTTTAAGGGCCAAAAGGTTAATAAGCCTTATTAAATTAATAATCAAGCAAACGAAGCCTGAATGAGTTTGGACAATGAGAACTACTGGTCAGTTTGAAATTTATGAACCAATAAAGGAAACAACTTCAAGCATGTAGAAAGAAGAGCAAAGAAGCCAAAATATTATATGGTCTTCTATGCAATTCATATATAGTAATGTTTACATTCCTGTATGATGCTGGACATTGAGCTTAGTCTGGATCACCTACAGTTGATTAAGTAGTTAGGTCCATCTTGTTATTCATCAGCTTTTACTGCAGAATGTTCCGGTACATCCAGTGCTAGAAGGAGGAATACACAATATAAGATTAATTCTAAGGTTATACATTTTCTGGGTACATAAATATGACAAATATGACTTTTGCGAGGTCCATCAGCACATATTTTACATATGTTGGAGTTTTGACAAGAATGAACTTTATTACCTGCGGTAGCTTAGTAGTTTATAACTATGCATGATGGAAAATTTCTGTAGATATTACTTACAATAAGCTATAGTCTTGATGGTCCAACATTTGACAAAGCAAGCTTCACTAACTCTTTCCGCAACACTTTACCAGTAGCATTTTTGGGGATAAAATCGATGAATGATACTTGTCTTAATTTCTTATATGGAGCAACCTAAGAGACATTACATTATGGAAGTGATTATtgacaaaaaaaattgaaatgaTATGATAGAACAATAAGGTTGAGATCCTGACTCAAGGTTTCTCATCTATTATTGGACGGGGAGGTCCGTAATAAACTCACACCGGATATTCTTTGATTTAAGCAAAAAGACAGAGAAGTTAAGACACATTAATAGATCATTAGCATAGACGTATAAGCTCTTTGAAGATGCATTAGTGTACTGAGATTCAAGGATATCTCAAGTCAACTACAGTCAAGATAAGAAATTACCTGTTTAGCCACAAATTCCTTGATTAGAGACTCATCAATAGTACTTCCTGGAGTCCTCACTACAAATGCTATAGGTACTTGTCCTGCTTTCTCATCAGGATACCTGCAATTACATGCAACAACAATAACTGAACCAGCATTTCACCAGATAAAGTTATATATAATTGCCCACAAAACTAAAAATAAGCCAAGTTGCTCACGGAACCACAGCCGCTTCAACAATATCTGGATGGGACTGGAGAATATCTTCTAGCTCTGCTGGGGGAACCTGATACATAATCAAAATTTCTAAATACAGAATAAAACTTAAAAAGTTATTAAGTTCTTGATCACATCAATGGACAAGGGAGAGGCGGAGAGGTGATATTCAAAACATAATTTTGTTACTTGTCTCGATGAAGGACTTATTTAACCTGGTAGCCGTTGCGCTTGATTAGTTCCTTTAGTCTGTCTACATAAAATAGAAAACCTTCattgtcaaaataacaaagaTCGGCAGTCCTTAACCATCCATCAGCAGTGAAAGTTGTACTTGTTGCCACTTCATCATGGACATAACCTATACCAAAATATTGAAAACAATATAATAATCGAAGTAGTTGTAGCAAGAGTGATCAGAGTGTCTGAGAAATTGTACATACACAATAATTCTAAGATTTATCCTGCAGATAACTATTATTAAAGGTACTTATGTTTTACCTCTCATTATTAATGGTCCTCTGACCCAAAGTTCCCCATGCTTAAATGGGGGCAAACCAATCCCAGTTTGAGGATCAACTATCTTAGCTTGACAATTGTATGCAAGTCGCCCGTTTGCTCCTAATCTCTTGCTTTCATATGGACCTACTGTTCGAAAAACACCACCTGTTGTTTCTGTCATTCCATATGCCTAAAACAAGTTTCACGGCAATTAGTACCGTAGAAAGCAAATCACATGTGATCTACTAACTAGCTTTCAAGTAATTTATATACAGGCATAATTTTATGATTGTACAGCTAATAAATTAGGGAAATAAGAATAGTAATATTAGTACTCCATGTCACCAGGCAAAGGTTATTTACCTGAACCAGGTAAACATTTGGTAAAAGTGTGTAAAACCTGTTTATTAAAGGAATGGGGAGAGGTGCTGCGCCGCAGAGCACAATCTGAAGGGAGCTTAAATCATAACCTCGAGTCGGGCTATTGATCATGGCTACAATCAACGGGGGCACCAAAGCCAAATTAGTAACTCTAAATTGCTGAATAGATTTCAGCATCAGCTCCAAATTGAATTTATTCATAACTACTAGACTCTCTCCAAATGCAACACACCTAATACAATATACAAATCCATAGACATGAAATAATGGAACCGTGCACATTGCCACGACGCGGCTCTCCTGACGCAAGACCATTGCTCCATTCAGGGATGATATCAAATTCCGATGAGTTAAAGCTACTCCCTTGATTCTCCCTGTTGTTCCAGAGGAATAGAGTACAGCAGCTGTATCCGATTGTCTGATAACAACTCTATGTTGATGTTTATGTTCACAATGCAAGAGTGATTCAAACTCGGGAGAGTCGAGCAGAATGGGAGGGTGTTTTAGTGAAGGCAGTATGTGAGCTGTTTCAGAGGTGGCAAAGGCGATGACAGGAGTTGTAAGTTGCACTTGACGGGAAACCTCGGATACTGAGCTGGCAGGATTAGAAGGAGAGACAATGACACCGATGGCAAAAAGGGAGAGATAGAGGAGAGGAACATGAAGCGGGTTTGGAGAGAGTATGAAGGCGGTGTCACCAGAGGAGAGTCCAATACGAAGGAG
This genomic interval from Apium graveolens cultivar Ventura chromosome 8, ASM990537v1, whole genome shotgun sequence contains the following:
- the LOC141678948 gene encoding 4-coumarate--CoA ligase-like 9 isoform X4, translating into MVSKLIDENSGFDYETQTYHSVRAPPPAQLADENTPLSITDYVLTLYKSNSNKSNSNSFLVDAATGHCLSFSQLQSYITTLSSSLLLRIGLSSGDTAFILSPNPLHVPLLYLSLFAIGVIVSPSNPASSVSEVSRQVQLTTPVIAFATSETAHILPSLKHPPILLDSPEFESLLHCEHKHQHRVVIRQSDTAAVLYSSGTTGRIKGVALTHRNLISSLNGAMVLRQESRVVAMCTVPLFHVYGFVYCIRCVAFGESLVVMNKFNLELMLKSIQQFRVTNLALVPPLIVAMINSPTRGYDLSSLQIVLCGAAPLPIPLINRFYTLLPNVYLVQAYGMTETTGGVFRTVGPYESKRLGANGRLAYNCQAKIVDPQTGIGLPPFKHGELWVRGPLIMRGYVHDEVATSTTFTADGWLRTADLCYFDNEGFLFYVDRLKELIKRNGYQVPPAELEDILQSHPDIVEAAVVPYPDEKAGQVPIAFVVRTPGSTIDESLIKEFVAKQDE
- the LOC141678948 gene encoding 4-coumarate--CoA ligase-like 9 isoform X2 gives rise to the protein MVSKLIDENSGFDYETQTYHSVRAPPPAQLADENTPLSITDYVLTLYKSNSNKSNSNSFLVDAATGHCLSFSQLQSYITTLSSSLLLRIGLSSGDTAFILSPNPLHVPLLYLSLFAIGVIVSPSNPASSVSEVSRQVQLTTPVIAFATSETAHILPSLKHPPILLDSPEFESLLHCEHKHQHRVVIRQSDTAAVLYSSGTTGRIKGVALTHRNLISSLNGAMVLRQESRVVAMCTVPLFHVYGFVYCIRCVAFGESLVVMNKFNLELMLKSIQQFRVTNLALVPPLIVAMINSPTRGYDLSSLQIVLCGAAPLPIPLINRFYTLLPNVYLVQAYGMTETTGGVFRTVGPYESKRLGANGRLAYNCQAKIVDPQTGIGLPPFKHGELWVRGPLIMRGYVHDEVATSTTFTADGWLRTADLCYFDNEGFLFYVDRLKELIKRNGYQVPPAELEDILQSHPDIVEAAVVPYPDEKAGQVPIAFVVRTPGSTIDESLIKEFVAKQVRQACIRKLPEVVASFRCLMSKMPLEAPSACFMVSWRPICS
- the LOC141678948 gene encoding 4-coumarate--CoA ligase-like 9 isoform X1, with the protein product MVSKLIDENSGFDYETQTYHSVRAPPPAQLADENTPLSITDYVLTLYKSNSNKSNSNSFLVDAATGHCLSFSQLQSYITTLSSSLLLRIGLSSGDTAFILSPNPLHVPLLYLSLFAIGVIVSPSNPASSVSEVSRQVQLTTPVIAFATSETAHILPSLKHPPILLDSPEFESLLHCEHKHQHRVVIRQSDTAAVLYSSGTTGRIKGVALTHRNLISSLNGAMVLRQESRVVAMCTVPLFHVYGFVYCIRCVAFGESLVVMNKFNLELMLKSIQQFRVTNLALVPPLIVAMINSPTRGYDLSSLQIVLCGAAPLPIPLINRFYTLLPNVYLVQAYGMTETTGGVFRTVGPYESKRLGANGRLAYNCQAKIVDPQTGIGLPPFKHGELWVRGPLIMRGYVHDEVATSTTFTADGWLRTADLCYFDNEGFLFYVDRLKELIKRNGYQVPPAELEDILQSHPDIVEAAVVPYPDEKAGQVPIAFVVRTPGSTIDESLIKEFVAKQVAPYKKLRQVSFIDFIPKNATGKVLRKELVKLALSNVGPSRL
- the LOC141678948 gene encoding 4-coumarate--CoA ligase-like 9 isoform X3, translating into MVSKLIDENSGFDYETQTYHSVRAPPPAQLADENTPLSITDYVLTLYKSNSNKSNSNSFLVDAATGHCLSFSQLQSYITTLSSSLLLRIGLSSGDTAFILSPNPLHVPLLYLSLFAIGVIVSPSNPASSVSEVSRQVQLTTPVIAFATSETAHILPSLKHPPILLDSPEFESLLHCEHKHQHRVVIRQSDTAAVLYSSGTTGRIKGVALTHRNLISSLNGAMVLRQESRVVAMCTVPLFHVYGFVYCIRCVAFGESLVVMNKFNLELMLKSIQQFRVTNLALVPPLIVAMINSPTRGYDLSSLQIVLCGAAPLPIPLINRFYTLLPNVYLVQAYGMTETTGGVFRTVGPYESKRLGANGRLAYNCQAKIVDPQTGIGLPPFKHGELWVRGPLIMRGYVHDEVATSTTFTADGWLRTADLCYFDNEGFLFYVDRLKELIKRNGYQVPPAELEDILQSHPDIVEAAVVPYPDEKAGQVPIAFVVRTPGSTIDESLIKEFVAKQHWMYRNILQ
- the LOC141678948 gene encoding 4-coumarate--CoA ligase-like 9 isoform X5, yielding MEQWSCVRRAASWQCARFHYFMSMDLYIVLAMINSPTRGYDLSSLQIVLCGAAPLPIPLINRFYTLLPNVYLVQAYGMTETTGGVFRTVGPYESKRLGANGRLAYNCQAKIVDPQTGIGLPPFKHGELWVRGPLIMRGYVHDEVATSTTFTADGWLRTADLCYFDNEGFLFYVDRLKELIKRNGYQVPPAELEDILQSHPDIVEAAVVPYPDEKAGQVPIAFVVRTPGSTIDESLIKEFVAKQVAPYKKLRQVSFIDFIPKNATGKVLRKELVKLALSNVGPSRL